A stretch of DNA from Plasmodium vinckei vinckei genome assembly, chromosome: PVVCY_07:
GTATATTACTAGGATGTAAATTACCTCCTTTATTTTcagtaaaataatttaatcctttaaatataatttgaggttttataaaatgtatagcTTTTTTTacagtttttttttgttcatataaCATTTCAGATAAtcttaaataatttatatttggaaaaatataacattcCATTAATGTACCTCCATCATaatcttttatatatccaAACCATCTTTCCTTGGGCATCGAAATCTTTTGTGAAAATCCTTGCTTTCTAAAGTACCCTATAGCAAAGTTATCTAAGAAAGGAAGAACATAAAAAAGGGTATTCATTGTTAAGTCAGtcaatgtaaataaaaatgaactTATACAAACTCGTAAACATAATAAACTGACAAAGAGTTGGATTACTAATTACCTGCATATGTTAGAAAATATTCGATTCCAAATTTTTTGACATGCTCTTTTAAATGATTCATAAGACGAGTACCATATCCTTTTACTTGCTCTGTTGATGTAACTGCTAAAAATGCAATTTCAGCAAATTTTTGTTCGAAATATGGTCTAAAACATACACCACCAATTactgtatttttttttaataaacaaaatgtaTAATGGTTTCTATCAAATACAAGTCTAACAATATATTCTCTAGGCATTTTAGGTAGTTGtcttgaaaatatattttttaatgttattaatttaattaaatgatCTGGTTCTCTATCATTTGTTATGCACTCAAAAGTGATAATTCCCATGTTCTCTTCTTTTGCTCCTCCTGCATCTCGATGCAAATATCCTAACCCAGTTTCGGATGGAAGTAAGGActgttttgaaaaaaaaataaaataaaataaaatatacatgtataatatatgtaatacaAAATGAGATATGCAATGCCTATTGGCAAAAGACGTACCTGCAACTTGTCGCTCTGCTTCGTTGCATTCAAAAAGAGCATCAATGCAACATTAATAGGAAGATCAGATTCCAAACAAAGGtgaataaagaaatattttattttttttttcactgctgttttttttaaatcttcAATTATACTATCATaattacataataaaacagTATGTAAAAAATCTCGTGAAAAACATTTGCTTATAACATTTCCACTTGATTGTTCTTTCTTTAAAAAGGATTTccattttgaatatatagtTTCATAATTTGGATCATAAATTAATCCAGGATTATTTAATCTTGTATTTACAGGCATTAATTGttgtaaatttattatagaGCAAATACTTTTTGTTATTTCAcctaatatataattattttcattatctttCATTTCTTGTTTCAAATTATTCATACATTTATCTGTACTAGTCATATTAAAatcctttttttcttcatcatcCATTTGATTATCTTTCGAAACAGAATTTAttccattattttcattttcaatttttattttttttttttttcgtatcATACTATCATCATCTTCATCTTCTTTATCACTTCCCTTTCCATCAACCTCATCGgcatttcttttatttttattattttcctcAGTTTCATTAATTTGGTCGGGATTTTCAACTAACCCATCCTGTTCttcttttccatttttatctgGGGTCAATGAATTTATTTCTCTACCCTCACCAGtaattccattttttaaaacactATGAACATTTTCATCTTCCTctatttcttctttttctttatatccCAAATCTTCggtattataaaaatcagttaaatattcatgtaatgaattattaacaatataataaattatattaaatattttatcatcattCGATAATTTCGAAgaatattttccatttacaaaatatggACTTAAATCTATTCCatcaacattttttaaatctacattatcattaaattttaaattttcaatacgtatattttttatactatttttacttCCCCCTtcaacattatttatatttttattacttaaatttttaccattatttttttttccattttcattactttcattattatttacaccTTTTATTCCATTATCTTTATTACTTTTCTCTTTATCAATAGAAATTGACaaactttttttacttaAGTTTGGATCAACATTATTTGGAATCccactattattataagaTGGATTACCTAAAATACCAAGAATACTACTAGAAGGGTTTCCCATATTTATATCGTTAGTAACTCCATTCATTTGAGGGTTTAACATAAAGTTATTAGCCATATTAGGCATGttgttatttattatacttcctatattattatatggtgtcatcatattaaaattatgagAATTCATAGGAAAATTCATAGgattaaaattattcatatttttcattattaataaattattattattcatacGATTTATATGACTAGCCATCATTtgattatacatatttggATTATTTCCAATATTGctgttcatattatttatatccatTCCATCTGGTTTTATAAAATCTTTTTTACCATCATTTAAAATTCcactattatttatattatcattttgatATTCTTCCTCATTTTCTTTACCCATTATTCCATTTGGTGTTTTACCTccttcatttattttatttcctcTATATCCTTTTcctgatatatttaaatttatatttttttgattcatcattaaatttttattcatattaaaagaagtgctaatattgttattaatataatttccgtttatcattattttgtcaTCTCCTTGAAAtgtatcatattttatattattcccACCTAAATTTCCAATCATATTATTTGGCATATTCccaattatattatcatgctttgtatttatttctattttattttttatttgttcgTTATACATTTGttttgataaattatttatttcaccatttgtattaacattttcttcttcttctatattattttcattttttccttcatcctcttcttcatcattttcacacttttttttatcttcccATCCATCCCCTCCATTTCCATCTTCTCCTCCATTTCCATTTTCTCCTCCTCCACTTCCAGCATTTCCACATCCTTCACTCCCACTTCCTTCATTTCCATTTTCACTATTCCCACTCCCTTCATTAACATTCTCCCCATTTTCACTGCCtccattttcattttcaacaCTACTACACATTCGAATTGCCTCATTATATCTCAACAATGGTTGTCCATTCTTTTCAGACTGCCTTTTGTTTAATATGGGGAAATATGTATTCCCTTCAAGGGGAATACTACTATCACCTGTTTGACTACCCTTATCAggtttataatttttatcatgTGTTACTTCACACttgttattaaattttgCATCGTTCAATGGATTTATAAACTGATTATTTATAGATACTGTATTTAGGTTGTCTtgtatgtacatatataatgggTGTACATTTTGTTTGATCGAATTTGTTTggaaattttcaaaatttgtatcattttctttcaCATTTTTAACATAATTCAATAAGTCTGTTCTCTCTTTATATACCTTATCAActatatcatttatttctgtatatttattatgaatatttcCAATAACTTGTATCAAATCTAAGTAATTGTAAATATTCCCATTGGTTAAAAGACTATGATAAAAGGAAAACCTACTGTTTTCACTGACTACAATACAttccattttgtttttcctccgttatattttttcataatgaaataaaaaaaaataaaaataaaatagtatgatatttttgtatatttggGAAGGcccaaatttattaataagattaaaaatttattttttttttaatttttatttcaaaaaaatatatataaaacaaacatattttttaaaaatttacatccatcaattttccatttattatttttttcttctttatgAAAACAACTCTTAAAAAgggaagaaaatatatcaattttatttgaaacaTAATATGAAAACTTAATAAAACTTTATTGTAAACAGGGGGAAAAAAAAGCCATGcatatcaaatatatatatatatatatatatatatggcaTGGTAtgcatttaaatatttttttaatactatttttccaaaatatataactaaattttttaaagaaatatatatttatcatataaaacaagttaaaataattattttcttattttatttttatatatttataaatggaaaattttatttttttttctttcctACCATTTTAAAGTaccattttaaaataaacaaaatatatttcttttatttatcttctgttattattatatcctTTCCTTATATTCACCTTAATcctcttatttttttacattttatatttttacctaatcaattttttactagtaaaaaaatacttgATCATTGGCAAAGTGGGGTGGTATTCGGCGCATCCATACTTCctttaaaatgttttaacaACAGAACAGACAATGTATATGTTTTGTAATACTCATATGTATTATACCTACCACTACAACGATTGTtgtaaattcatttttactCTTTCATCTTATAACTACTTAATGAAAAACTACACAAATCGGTGAACACACATTTTCATGTATCAATAATCCATTACTCCCATCAAATCATTTCTATTCATTCTTAAGATGGTTAATTATATCTATAATACGAAAAAACCTGTTCCATCTCAATGTTTGCACTAGAACAAACTAAAATAAAGTGAAGTAAATAACTGCACAATGATGTAGTAGTAAAGTAGCGATACTGCTCGACCAATATATACAAGCAAATTCGCATggatatacaatttttcttatttttattttttatttctttggGGTGATAATAAATTTCGGCACCTCCATGTCTTTTGATGAAACCCACATTTGAAAATCATTAAGcataacttttttaaattacaattttttttaagttaaactttttcaacatttttaCGGTTTCAAAATATCCCTACTCACCCAGACTAAAATTAAGAGAACACCATTTAtacaacaaaaaataaaacatccttattttacataaacttatataaatattacatccatattattctttcattttttatttccatttatattaaaaaagtaaaatcggcgtaaaaatattcagatcatattgtttatataacatataactattttttcaaatatataattttatatttaccatgataaaatatgatgaataaaaaatattaccatttattacatataatgTACAAAAGAAGTAACATAAATAGTgtagttatatatttgcttatttactacttaaaaaatatacctGCTTATAATTCCCCATTGCATATGTTACAATGTATTGTACGTACAACATACACATAAATATCTTATTTTGGATTACACactatgaaaaaattattttttttttttaatattaatatggtTTCTATATTTTGCATGTGCAATccaattttaaatataaaataaataaaaaatttgaaaccCCATGCAACTACCACTACTACTCTACCACTACTACTATACTACTACTACTCTACTACTGCTACTCTACTACTAAGCATGGATAAACaaatgaatttatatttgcatCGTTAGTACATAATTaagatatataatatgtatgcacgtatgtatttatacatatgttgggcctatatattttatataagatACACATAATAtggtaaatatattttatattagcATTATTATAGtgttactaaaaaaaacaaatctttactatttttttttaaacgatttttatatgatatacatactactataaaaattacTAAAGGTACAAtcacttattttttttttgtttttaatttagtTTGTTATTAGTTTAActaccattttttatattgccaatttatttattccaacattttattattatttttttttatatgctaTTATTTTGTCGCAAAAAAAAACCGTATACGTCTATTATAATAACATCCTCTAGattaaaagaataaaaagaaaaagagataaatattatataaataatttttgacaataaaaaaatataaaattgtataaaatgataaactaatataaattgtatataaatgttaATATCATTTGCATGTTTTATAatgcattattatataatttttaattgtaaaaataatacaaacggttaaagatttaaaatttataaatgcGAATGGGATAGGCGCATGATGAGTTGgcaaaacaaaataatttagcaagcaatattttcatctaATAATTacgagaaaaaaaatatgaagcAGCAGATTGTAGCAAGAGGATAAATTagagaatatatttttaacgcatttttatttatatatttataaaaaaaaaaaataataaatatatatataataacaattagtaaaataaatataaaaaagccaaaaaaaatatatatataaaatacataatttgcgaaatataatgaaatataaaagaaatacaaaaaaatataatactacaaattaaaattaaataatactcAAGGGCAAAAGACTTGCCGATATATTTAGGAAGCAGGCTAAGCtatgattataataatatataattataaaatgaaacatAATTCCAAGTAACACCcaaactatatatatatttatttaaaagttataaaaaaaaaaaaataaaataatcctcataaaaatataaactgGATTTACGAAAATTTGTATAGCCTCTTGTatgttttgtattttttttttttatcaccatataattttttttattttttttttctttaaaaatattatatataatttgaaaattaaGACACATTTGcacgtatatatatgcctAACATACATGTATCTAACACAGATCTTCATAAAAGCTTATGCTTAAATGTGAAGTGTCGCTTTTTGTTTGATggctattatatataatttaaataaggCGAAACTgcatatgtaaatatatatatatatatatccctatatattatatatatatatatatatatatttacgtATACAGTTTAACCTTAAAATATacctaaaaatatattacaagTGCACAAAGAAAAATGTCAATAGCGAATTCCTCGAAGATATTTGTAGGAAGTATTCCCAAAGACGTTACTGAGGTAATTTCatttgataaataaaatgaaactTTCTATAGAATCTCTacaaatgcatatataaataagcaATATTTCTTTCACTTCTCTACAtattcccttttttttgtatcaaATTTGTAGGAGGAACTAAAAACAGAAGTGGCAAAGTATGGAAATGTAGTTCAAGTATATTATGTCCCAGCCACTGCTCAAAGTCCAAGAGGCTGGGCATTTATTACATATGAACAAAGATCCGAAGCATATAAAGCAATCGAATCTTTGGATTACAAATGTATATTTCCAAATAGCCAGAGGCCACTAGATGTGCGTTTTGCAAGttataaacataataatacaaatgatATGCAAGTAAAttctattaataaaaatatatggcAAAAACATGTAACGTCAGATGGCCATCcatattattacaattCGGTAACTGGCCATTCTCAATGGGAAAAGCCTAAAGAAATAGCGCCAGTCAATTACCCCGCAAAAAATACTGTTGCTTCCTTTGGTCCTCCTGGGGCTAATGTTTTTGTATTCCACTTGCCATCACACTGGACCGATATGGAGCTCTATCAGGTAAGCCATGcctaaaaatttttaaaacataaaatgtCGTAACATTGCTCATTTTGCAACGTCAAATACTTTGAAACATATCCCATCCccacctttttttttggtgcAGCACTTTCAACACTTTGGGTACGTAGTAAGCGCGAGGATACAGAGAGACGCGAACGGAAGAAATAAAGGATATGGCTTTGTCAGTTTTAATAACCCTGAATCAGCATTAAATGCTATAAAAGGTATGCATGGATTTTATGTGTCTGGCAAACATTTGAAAgtacaattaaaaaaaggtgAAGAACATTATATTCAACTAAATTCACCAGCACAACCGCAATTAACACCTGCACAGCCATATACAGTTCAACAACCTATAATGGGAAGCCATCCACAACCATATATGACACATTTAATGTATGGAGGTATGGATTCTCCAAATCAAATGAGATATAATACTTATTCGTTAAgtagataataataataataatatatatttttatttctttatttatatgtaacaCATACataatcatttatatatatatataatatattgcatgttttcataaatattaaatcccttgtttttattatataccttcatttatatttcataCCTTTCGTTTTAAACGACTTTTTTTCAACTATacatatctatatatttatatattggtatctatattatcattatgtttttctttaatatgGTAAAATTTCTGTATGTACATATtcatatcattattatttttatattatataaattaacgATGTTCAACAGAAACATTTGTCataataagaaaataaagtatacatttaaaaaattatataaatacaaatattctCTATATCCGCACTATTTTATTGATGTTATTTcccaaatatttttttatcaatttaGTATGCTATTACCGTATTTGTAAAtgcatatgaaaaaaaattgttttccttttttcaACCAAATTAATCATTTTGTAATTCCAATatctattatattaaaataccTGACATGtatatctatttttattatgtatatttgtttGCCTATAATACCCTCAATATTTGCTTACCTACTAAATTCTACAGAGGGAAATTATAcaaacacatttttttctaattaaatatagtaaaactattacatattaattttgtaaatatgtaagaaaaaaatgtcaaGTATCAaacaaatcaaaaaaacataggaaacatataataaacacatgccaaaatatgtataataaataaaatagcgGGACGCATTTCAAAGTGCCGTAGCAAATATCGTCGTAatgttctttttttttccttttcccTTAGAAATTttcatacatatattttttttgttttttatttaccttatataaatattcacaATCCTAAATTTACgtaattctttttattttataaaaaaaaagttacaaTATACATGGTATAatctttatataatgttAAGGacaaattttttgaaaaaaaaaaatatatatatatataaatattattaaccATGGATTACAAAAGCGAGCAAGCAACGGAAAAGGAAAGTTTATCGTTGCTATATGAATATACTAAcgaatttattaatattaatgataataGCTTTAAAATACTTAttgacaataaaaataaaaagcaaTCCTTTTACATACAATTTGAATATACAGAAACCTATCCCAATGAAGCtcctatatataaaatcgTCGATGGTAGCACACACCACATATCAATGTTTTCTACCTATACATCCTTACCTTCAATCCAtcaactttatttttttcacaaattaaattatatgtcAATGTCACATtaattttacatttattcCCTTATGATTTTTCTATACATACACCATCTTATATTATGCAGACAATATTATTCTagttaaatatacatatatatcattactttttttattaggaAAAAACATATCTGAGACTTTAAAAGCGAATATAGAGCAACAAATTAAAGAGAccattgaaaataatttgggATATACCatgatttataatatagtCGAAAACATAAgggtaaatataaatattgcaATAATTGCATGACcaatacataatttttaaatcagTTTACCCCAATATTAGCCATATCATTATCCATATAGTATGTGCATATTTTCGTTTATTCTGTTTGTACCATTatggaataaaaattatattaacccgtaattttttaaaatattttttaacagaCATACATTTTGGAAGAGGTAGAAGAAAAATCCATGTACGATGAAATGGTTGAGAGGCAACTTAAGTCAAATGAAATTGATATAAACAAAGAGATTGATGAAACAACAAATGAAATTACCAACGAAAATGTTTTGGAAGTAAAGGAATGTTGTGAAGAAAaggttaaaaaaaaaatatattttttataaatgacTGTGTGCATGTACAACTATTATTACAAccaaaatggaaaaaaaaaaatacattaacAATGgtacattttattatgaacatacataattaaaaacaaaaaatttattgctgttcatatttttttatatacatttacaGTATCGAGTAACCGAAGAAGAATTCAATGCATGGAGAAAGGAGTTTTATAAAGACTATTTACccgaaaataaaaatattaataatgcGGATAACCCTACAGGGAAAGAACTTTTTGAGAAAGGCAAACTTGATTTAACTGAAGCAGATTCTGAAGATggttattaataatatttttatatatattctatattaattatttattatatttttgtaaaacttatgtattttctttttttatgtcatttttctttttaggTGAAGCAAAATGGTGTAACGAAGAATTATTTTGTGAAATCGATTTAGATATTTAAgtatgtaaataatatgcacagtacagaaaatattaactttttttttttttattcagtcatatattttcctaTAATGGGAAATAtcgttttattattataaaaaaaattaatttcattaattgtaaatattcttatttttcctaatttttgaattattcgttttcatattttttattatcatatatttatgcatatgtatatgcaatatatttttttgttgattATATTCCTTATAGTAATAGTGTTTTGAATTGTTTTTTACTTAAtgtttatatgcataaactcacgcatatatttaattatatattttttggcGCAACTGATTTCTATgcttaaaataattaaaaaaatttaataaaaataaggcTGTTTAAATAAGTATTTTTAAAGTGATCAATaagaaattaaaacaagcgcatttttaattatctACATATATGGTACTAAATACATACacctatatataaatactatTATAGCGATGACTATTTATCCTTAAGATTATgtcataaattattatttccaaaCATTTTAACagctattattatatattacctATACACGAAACGCaaataaaatggaatatTTCATGCTATGTGTTTCTTCAAAGTTTTACTATAAAACTcatgtacatataatagCCATAGATCAGTGacatatgtattatatatacatgcataGTTGTATGTTTTTTACTCAAATATGAGCAAATTACCATTTCCGTCGTTTTAGTATCATTTTATCTATAAAATGGGGAACACATTATATAGTAATATAGGACAAAATACAACAGAACAGGATgagatatattataaatatttgaataacTTATACAACATATACAATTATTtgttaaaatatgaacatttCTATTTTATGAATTCCTATACCCTCAATTCCTTTTGCCATGTGCTTGAGGTAAACAAAAAACGACAAAACGAACCTAAGATTTGATTTGATGCCACATAAGCATCGGGGTATACCTCATTGTATACCTTGttcattaaaataaaaaaaaaatcagaaaaatttatatccCCTTCAATATTCATTCAAATCTTTTTTCTCTCTTTTAGggaattaataataatgaggGGCATGTACTAATcaaaatttgtaaattaAAAGGAGAAACcccaaaaataaaaagaatattatatacactCAAGTtccttttttcatttgatcTCTTCCCGAATGTGTAAGTATTACAaagatttatattttatgctaCCGTCCCtaatatcatatattatgcacatataatatacattttcGTGAAACCTTTTCCTTTTTCAGTCTACCATATAACCGAATGAGTGTCTacgaaaataatatttatatttatagaaaattCATATACAAAAGTTTAGATaactatttattaaatgaacAGAATAACTATAGTTTTTGttacttttatatatttcaagcATTGCTATCAATAATACAACTACATTCGTTGGGAATTTATCATGGTCACATAAAAACCgaaaactttttaatacaaaataatatgcatattctTATAACGGATATAGATATACTGAATAGATACATTTACTACATTCCAAAAATAAGGTACAGCTACAATAtgtcaaaaaaatgaaattatatattattttttattcgaaacattttttgtatcaATATTCCGACGTGCTATTTACCAGTTTTTCTTTTccaaatttgttttatataattaattctCTCGGATGTGGtcttaaaataattttagtCTATGTCCATACATGTATTGTTGTATatg
This window harbors:
- a CDS encoding RNA-binding protein, putative, encoding MSIANSSKIFVGSIPKDVTEEELKTEVAKYGNVVQVYYVPATAQSPRGWAFITYEQRSEAYKAIESLDYKCIFPNSQRPLDVRFASYKHNNTNDMQVNSINKNIWQKHVTSDGHPYYYNSVTGHSQWEKPKEIAPVNYPAKNTVASFGPPGANVFVFHLPSHWTDMELYQHFQHFGYVVSARIQRDANGRNKGYGFVSFNNPESALNAIKGMHGFYVSGKHLKVQLKKGEEHYIQLNSPAQPQLTPAQPYTVQQPIMGSHPQPYMTHLMYGGMDSPNQMRYNTYSLSR
- a CDS encoding RWD domain-containing protein, putative, which codes for MDYKSEQATEKESLSLLYEYTNEFININDNSFKILIDNKNKKQSFYIQFEYTETYPNEAPIYKIVDGKNISETLKANIEQQIKETIENNLGYTMIYNIVENIRTYILEEVEEKSMYDEMVERQLKSNEIDINKEIDETTNEITNENVLEVKECCEEKYRVTEEEFNAWRKEFYKDYLPENKNINNADNPTGKELFEKGKLDLTEADSEDGEAKWCNEELFCEIDLDI
- a CDS encoding histone acetyltransferase GCN5, putative, with protein sequence MECIVVSENSRFSFYHSLLTNGNIYNYLDLIQVIGNIHNKYTEINDIVDKVYKERTDLLNYVKNVKENDTNFENFQTNSIKQNVHPLYMYIQDNLNTVSINNQFINPLNDAKFNNKCEVTHDKNYKPDKGSQTGDSSIPLEGNTYFPILNKRQSEKNGQPLLRYNEAIRMCSSVENENGGSENGENVNEGSGNSENGNEGSGSEGCGNAGSGGGENGNGGEDGNGGDGWEDKKKCENDEEEDEGKNENNIEEEENVNTNGEINNLSKQMYNEQIKNKIEINTKHDNIIGNMPNNMIGNLGGNNIKYDTFQGDDKIMINGNYINNNISTSFNMNKNLMMNQKNINLNISGKGYRGNKINEGGKTPNGIMGKENEEEYQNDNINNSGILNDGKKDFIKPDGMDINNMNSNIGNNPNMYNQMMASHINRMNNNNLLIMKNMNNFNPMNFPMNSHNFNMMTPYNNIGSIINNNMPNMANNFMLNPQMNGVTNDINMGNPSSSILGILGNPSYNNSGIPNNVDPNLSKKSLSISIDKEKSNKDNGIKGVNNNESNENGKKNNGKNLSNKNINNVEGGSKNSIKNIRIENLKFNDNVDLKNVDGIDLSPYFVNGKYSSKLSNDDKIFNIIYYIVNNSLHEYLTDFYNTEDLGYKEKEEIEEDENVHSVLKNGITGEGREINSLTPDKNGKEEQDGLVENPDQINETEENNKNKRNADEVDGKGSDKEDEDDDSMIRKKKKIKIENENNGINSVSKDNQMDDEEKKDFNMTSTDKCMNNLKQEMKDNENNYILGEITKSICSIINLQQLMPVNTRLNNPGLIYDPNYETIYSKWKSFLKKEQSSGNVISKCFSRDFLHTVLLCNYDSIIEDLKKTAVKKKIKYFFIHLCLESDLPINVALMLFLNATKQSDKLQSLLPSETGLGYLHRDAGGAKEENMGIITFECITNDREPDHLIKLITLKNIFSRQLPKMPREYIVRLVFDRNHYTFCLLKKNTVIGGVCFRPYFEQKFAEIAFLAVTSTEQVKGYGTRLMNHLKEHVKKFGIEYFLTYADNFAIGYFRKQGFSQKISMPKERWFGYIKDYDGGTLMECYIFPNINYLRLSEMLYEQKKTVKKAIHFIKPQIIFKGLNYFTENKGGNLHPSNIPGLLEIGWKKEHRDMTAKKTHHKEIQLKDQIINVLDYLEKQQSAWPFLKPVSLSEAPDYYDIIKEPTDILTMRRKARHGEYKTKEDFGIELKRMFDNCRLYNAPTTIYFKYANELQALIWPKYEEISEMAK